The sequence CAAATCATTTCTAATTTTCGTAAATTTTCCCAAATTATCCATAAAAATTTCTCCATTAACCGCCGTTGCTAGCAATTCTTCTGGAATTAATCGCCATTCATACAAGTTCTCAGGCACCTTGATGTCTCCTAAAAATTTGAAAAACCAATCCTCCATATTAAGAACTCCACGCCTTCCATCCCCAAACTCACTCACATTCAATGCTCTAAATCCCAAAAACTCCTTCGGCAATTCATTAAGCCTTTTCTGCAAATTTAGTCCATATTTTTCATAATCTTCTGAACTCAGCCAAATACAGCAGGACGGCCCAAAGTCATGATCCTGCGAAATTTCATCATCAAACCCAAAACACTCCGAACCTTCTCCCGCAAGTCCAGCCGCCATTTTTTCAAAAACTTCTGGAAATTCACTTTTTATAACTGGAAGATAAATTTCTTCGAAATATTTTTTTGAAAGTTCCAGTCCTTTTATTTTATTTGAATCCATTTTTTCTCCTTCTTCCATCTAAACCATTTTTTCCTTCACAACTTCAATATTTTCCAAAATATTTTTGTAATTATTGCTTTCTTTACCAAACGTCTTTTCACAAATTTCAGCACTTTCCTCAAATAATTCCAATGCTTTTTCATATTCATTTTCTGCAAAATAAAAAGTCGCCATATTGTTAAGGACTGCCGCATACAAGTTATGAGTTTTTCCAACTTCCTTCTCGATTAGTTCCAGTGATTTTTGCAAGTATTCCTCTGCTTTTTCTTTGTTTTTTACTTTCAAGTAAGGCTGTACAAGATTACTTAATGTAATCGCATACTGAATAGGATTTTCTCCAACTTTTTCCAGTACCCTTAGACTTTTTTCCTGTAATTCAATCGCTTCCTCGTATCTTTCAAGCTCCTGATAAAATAAAGCCAAATTATTGCACACGCTCGCATAAACATAGTCATTTTGCAAATTATTATTTTCATAAATTTTCATAGTATTAAGGTACATATCTTCAGTTTCATCATATTTTTTCATAAATCTGTAAACTTCGGCTAGGTTAAGGCTGCAAGTCGCATATGGAATACTGTCTTTGCCGTACTTTTTCTCAATAAAGCCTTGTGCCTTCAGCAAAGCATCTTTCGCTGTGTCAAACTCCCCAACATATTTAAGAGTTCCCCCAACTTCATTCAAAATTTTAATATTTTCATCACTTTCCTCACCAAAAACCTCTTCTGTAAGTTCTGCTAATTCCTTTAACACTTTAACCTCTTCCACAACATTCCCCTGCTGCATAAGTTCTTTTCTCAAGTTTGTCAATTCGTTTATTCTGACTTTTTTTTCAAATATATTTGACATTTTATATTTCTCCTTTATCTTAAATTTATTGCTTAACTTTGGTATTACAAAAATATAATTTGAATACATTTCAATTTTAAATTTATTATTTCTAACAAAAGTTTACCATACAAAATTGCAATCTGCAACAATATTAAAAATAATTTTAAGACTTTAAAATAGTTTTACTATAAAATAAAATTATGTTGTTGAAATAAAAAAACTCCTATTATATAATTAAAATAGATTAAATATTTTTAGAGGAAAGAAGGAAAGATAAGATGAATAAAGAAAAAATTGATTTTAAGTATCATCATATAAAGCATTATAAATATCAGGCACAATCAAAGAAAACTTTGATAACTTCAATTTTACTGACACTATTTTTTGCTTTAGTTGAATTATTTGGCGGAATATTTAGTGGCTCGCTTGCACTTATTTCAGATTCATTTCACATGTTTTCGGATGTAGTTGCACTTTTGTTCAGCATTATTGCGGTATTTTTTTCAGCTAAAAAGCCAAACAAAAATTTTACTTACGGATTTTTGAGAATTGAGATAATTTCTGCATTTATAAATGGACTGGCTCTTATGATAATATCGGTTGGGATAGTTATTGAAGCTATAAAACGGCTTTTCAATCCAGAACATGTTGATTTTTTTACAATGTTCACAATTGCAGTAATTGGGCTTCTAGTTAATATCATACTTATGTTTGTACTTATGAGAAGTTTGAAAAAAGAAAAGAATCTTAATGTAAAAAGTGCTTTGTGGCATTTTTTAGGCGATACATTAAATTCTGTCGGAGTCATAATTGCTGCGGTTATTTTGAAATTAACTAATCTTGTTATTTTTGACATAATAATAAGTATGATTATCAGCGTTGTTATTTTCACTGGAGGGCTAAAAATTGCAAAAGAGGCGTTTTTTATTTTAATGGAAGCTGTCCCGAGCCATCTGGATATTAACGAAATTTATGATAAAATTTTGACAATTGACAAAATAAAGGATATTCATGAATTTCATTTGTGGAATATTTCAGAAGAGAACATAAGTATTTCATTTCATATTTTGCTTGATGAATACAATGGAGTAAATGATTATGAAATTGTAAATAATGTGGTAAAACTCCTAAAAAATGAATATGGGATAGAACATGTAACGGTTCAGATTGAAAATCCTGAAATAAATCCACATCTTTAATTATACTTTTAACATAGTAGAAAAAAAAACATAATTTTCAAATCTTCCAATTTTGTCTGATTCGTCAATTATGTTTTTCATTTAAATATCAGCTTTGCTATCTTCTTGTACAAGATTTTTCAATACCATTAGGCCCTCTATAAATAGCATCTTTTCCACCTTTAAAGAATTCGATATTTCCATTTTTGGAAACATATCTTGATCCACTGCCTGATACTGCCACTTTAAGGTTATAAACGTTTCCTGCTTTAGTCACCACTCTGGCAGCGTTTGTTGCCGGATATGAAACTGTTATTCTTTCAGAACCGCAAGTATATGATTCTGAAGCCACTCTTCTTGCAGCAGGTTTTTTACCCGTTCTTCTCTTGGCTGTTGCAGCAAAGCTCATTCCTCCAATTAATGTCATTACAGACAATACTAACATAGATTTTTTCAATAATTTCATCTTTACCATCTCTTTTCTTCAAAATTTATTTCAATACGAAGTATATCACCTAAAACTGTTAAAATTCTTATAGAAACCTATTAGTTAAAAATGAAACTACAGTAAAAATACTTAATTATTTAGCCTATTAATTTTAGATTTTATTTTAAATTATCCGTATGTCCACCTAACAAATTTTCATATTTTTTCAAAAATTTTCCAACATATCTCATCAAAAATGCCGATCGGGCCAATGAAAATACTATAAACGATAACCATAAACCATGATTTTTATACATTGATGTTCCAGTAAAATAAAAAATTAAAAATACTATCAATGCCTGTATCATTGAATTTCTTATATATGCTGTTTCTGTTGCTCCTGTAAAATTTCCATAAATTACCAATCCAAAACTTACAACTAGCGGGAATATAAGCATCCATATTTTATATTGGCTTGCAATATTTATAACTTCCATATTTTTTGTATAAAATAATAACAGCTTTTCTCCGCCAAAAATAAATGCTGTACTCAAAAACAATGAAATTGCGATACAGAACTGGATTGATTTTCCCATTACCCATTTTAGTTTTCTAAAGTTTTTCTCGCCTATGGCTATGCCTGAAAATACACTCGAAGCATTGGCAAAACCGTCAAAAATATATGACATCAGATATTGAACCTGAAATAATATAGAATTTGCAGCCAATATGATTTTCCCATTTTGTGCAGCTTTTTCCAAAAATAAATTTGTTGTTACCAAAAGACATATTGTTCTTATTACCAAATCCAAATTTACCGCTCCAACCTTTTTTATTTCAGCTTTATCAAATACTTTACTCAAATTCACATTGTGTAAAATTTCCTTTGCTGAAAAAGTTCTTAAAATAATAAAAACTGATAAAACTGTTGTCATTATTTGTGAAATGAGCGTAGCAACTGCCACTCCTGCAACATCCATTTTCAAAACTCTTACAAAATATAAATCCAGGGCAATGTTCACAATATTTGTCATAAGCTGCAAAATCAAACATTTTTTTATTTCCTTACGTCCCATTATCCAACCTAAAAATGTATAATTCAGCAATACAAACGGTGCTCCCCATATCAAAATATTAAAATAAACCGATATATATTTTGTAGTTTCCCTGCCAGCATCAAAAAAATATATAAATCCCCACAAGATCGGCTTTTGAAAAAGGACAAACAAAATTCCCAGTAAAATGGAAATTAACATAGGACGTACCAGAACTGTAATTTCCTCTCTTTTGTTATTTTCCCCAAAAGCCTTTGCAGAATATCCCGACGTGCTGACACGCAAAAAACCAAATAACCAATAAATTGTATTAAAAATCGTTCCACCAAGTGTAACTCCACCAATGAATACTGGATTTGACAAATTTCCTACAACCGCTGTATCAACTGAATTTAATAGCGGAGTTGTCAATGTTGACAACGTAAACCCCAATGCTAATTTTAAATATTCCCCATTTCTATGCTTTTCTATATTTACACTTCTTTTCATTTCCCTCCTACGTTAACAGAATTACTCAAAAAATGAAATTAGATTATTTTTAATAATTTTCAGGAAATAAAATTCTTTCTACACCTTCAATTATAATGTGTAAAATCATCATGTGAACTTCCTGAATCCTGTCTGATGTTTCTCCAGGAATTATGAATTCATAATCACATACTCCCTTCAATTTTCCACCATCTTTTCCAAGTAATGCCACTGTTTTTAAATTTCTTTCCTTAGCTGATTTAACAGCTTCAATTATATTTTTAGAATTTCCCGAAGTTGAAATCCCAAAGAAAAAATCACCTTCCTGCCCAAATGCTTCTACTCCTTTTGCAAAAACAAAATCAAATCCATAATCGTTTCCAACACACGTGATATGTGAAGAATCACTAATACTTATGGACGGCAACGCTTTTCTGTCTTTTCTAAATCTCCCTGTAAATTCTTCAGCAAAATGCATCGCATCACAGTTACTTCCACCATTTCCTGCAATCAGCGATTTTTTACTATTTTTATAGGCTTGTGCCAATTCCCGCGCTATTTTTTCTGTCTTTTCAATATTTTCATCATTTTCCACAAATGTCTTTACAGTTTCAAAAGCTGTTAAATACGAATTTCTTATATTTTCTTTTAACATAATTTTCCTCCCAAAATTTATTTATAAATTATCTGTTTAAATTACTGCTTATTCTTTACCGAAAACAATGCTGGAGTAATTTTATAATCCTTCACAAATTTTACAAATTTGGAAATTCCTGTTTTTTCACCATTTTCACGAATATAGACGATTTGGAACTTATCTTCGGATTTTTCAAAGTTATGAATAACTTTTAATGCCCCTTTTTCGATTTCCTCATAAACGCTGTAATATGGAAGAACTGCAAACCCAAGTCCACTTTTTATAAGGTTTTTCATCGTTTCAATGCTTCCATTTATGACGATTCTGTTTTCCAGATTAAATCCTATTATTTTTTCAAACAAATCCAGATATTTGCTTGTCAACACAGTATCCCGCTTTAACAGCTGCATTTCCTTCAATTCCTTGTAATCTGTTATTTCTTTGCCTGCCACAACAACAAATGGATATTCCTCAGTTTCGATAACCTTTATTTCCTTATCCTCAATGAAATACTCTTCCATTAGTGCAATGTCAACTGTCCCTTCCTTTAGATGTTTTACAAGCGATTCACGATTTTTGATATACAAATCAAATTCAATTTCAGGATTGTGCTTTTTAAATTCCACCATAATTCTTGGCAACACAGGTTCTCCAATATTATGAGTTGCTCCTATGCAGATTTTTCCCTTTCCATAATGTGAAATTTTTTCCATTTCCTTTTCCACCCGTAAAATCTTGTCAAAAACATCCTTTGACATCCGATAAAGCTCTTTTCCCGCAAAAGTTAATCTAAAATTTTTAGAATTTCTTTCAATAAGCTGGATTCCTAATTTTGTTTCCAGTTTTTTTATTTGTATTGATACCGCAGATTGACTTATAAATAAATTTTTTGCAGCTTTAGTAAAACTCTTTTCCTTGCATGCCTCAAAGAAAATTTTTAAATGATGTACATCCACAGTTATTTCTCCAATCATATATTTTTTATATTATTATAACTCATACATATATTTTTGTCCAGTAAATATGACATTGGAAGAATAAAATAATTCATTAAAAATTACTTTGATTAATGATTGGATTTCTTTTTTAAATAGCTTATAATTTTGTTCAAAAAATTTTGGAACTTGTTTTAAAATTCACGAATATTATATCATTATTTATTTTGATAATCAAATTATTTTTGTTTTTTATAAATATATTCAAATTATGCTGACAAAACTCATTTGAACAAAACAGACATAATTTTCAAATATATCCTAAACATTTTTATTAATCAAAAAAATTATAGAAAAATCATTTATTTAATGTTAAAATACAAATATTAACATAGTTAAAATTTATAAAACTTAAAATCAGGAGGAAAAATGGTAGAACAATTATTTAAGGAATTATCTTTATTGGAAGAAATTGAAGCAATCGCATTGGGAGGTTCACGTGCGGGAGAAAATTATGATGAAAAATCAGACTACGATGTGTACCTTTATGTAAATTCACCAATTAACGAAGAAAAAAGAAAAAATATTCTAAAAAATTTTTGCAGTTATATGGAAATTGGAAACAGCTTTTGGGAGTACGAGGACAACTGTGTCTTAAACGACGGAATTGAAATTGATATTCTTTATCGAGATATGGAAGATTTTATGAAAGGAATCGAAAGAGTCGTTATCGAATGCCAACCAAACAATTCCTACACAACTTGCATGTGGCACAATCTAATTACCTGTAAAATCCTATACGACAAAAACGGAACTCTTGAAAAATACAAAAATAAATATTCCATAAATTATCCAAAACAACTAAAAGAAAACATCATAAAAAGACAACTTCAATTAATCGACTCTGCAATGCCGGCATATCCGAAACAAATAAAAAAAGCTGTTGAACGAAAAGATTTTGTCAGCATAAACCATAGAATAACAGAATTCCTAGCTTCATATTTTGATCTATTATTCGCAATTAATGAAGTAACACACCCTGGTGAAAAACGATTAATCCAATTTTGCAAAAAGCAGTGCAAAATCTTACCTGAAAACTTTGAAGAAAACTTAAATTCTCTTTTTTCACATATGTATTCAGAAGAAAATCAATCTTTATTAGTAGAAGATATACAAAATATTGTAAATAATATAAAAAAACTAAAATAAATTTATAAAAAGAAAAAAATTTGACAATAAATGAGAATTTTGATAACATCTACAGGTAGAATAAAAAAATTGAGAAAGAAGGAGAGTATATGTCAAGTATTATAATTCCAAAAAATTATGATCCAAAATACGGGATTATGGAAACAGAAATCGCTATAAAAGCAGCAAAAGACTATTTTGAAAAAGAACTTGCAAAAGCATTGGACTTAACAAGAATTTCAGCACCTATGTTCGTTAGAAAGAATGCCGGGATTAATGACAACTTAAATGGCGTTGAACGTCCAGTGGCATTTGAAATGAAAGAAATGCCAGACACAACATTGGAAATTGTGCATTCACTTGCAAAATGGAAAAGAATAGCACTGAAACAATATGGGATAGAGGCTGGAAAAGGGATTTACACAGATATGAATGCCATTAGAAGAGATGAAGATTTGGATAACACTCACTCAATTTATGTGGATCAGTGGGACTGGGAAAAAGTTATTTCAAAAGAAGATAGAAATTTGGACTTTTTAAAGGAAACAGTAAAAAAAATATATCAAGTCTTTTTAAATACAGAAAAAGAATTGACAGACAAATTTAGTAAATTTGAAAAATTTTTACCAAAGGAAGTAACATTTATCACTTCTCAAGAGCTGGAAAATCTATATCCTGAATTGACTCCAAACGAAAGGGAAGACAAATTTGCAAAAGAAAATGGAGCAATATTTATTATGCAAATTGGAAAAGTGTTAAATTCAGGACAAAGACACGACGGGCGTGCCCCAGATTACGATGACTGGGAATTAAATGGAGATTTGATTATGTGGAATCCTGTTCTTGACAGAGCACTGGAATTATCATCAATGGGAATCCGGGTGGACAAAACCGCTTTGGAACGTCAATTAAAAGAATTAAACCTGGAAGAAAGAAAAAATCTTGATTTTCACAAAATGCTTTTAAACGATGAATTACCACTAACAATCGGTGGAGGAATCGGACAGTCAAGAATCTGTATGTTTTTATTACAAAAAGCTCACATTGGAGAAGTTCAGGCTTCAGTTTGGACTCCTGAAATCGTAAAAGAATGTAAAGAAAACGGAATCAATCTTTTATGGTATTAAGATAAAAAATCTGAAATGTAAGAAAAAAAGTGAATTACTAATTAATTTTAGTTTTTCACTTTGTTAGAAATAATCTATATATTAAAATACCATTCAATAAATTTTGGAAAACTATTCCATTTTTTTATTTCTTTTTCTTTTCCTAATATTAAATGAACAACTTCTTCAGTTTGAGTATTATAGAAAAATCCATTTTCTCCTTCAAAATTATCCAAAGGAATGTAATCATTTGTCAATCCTAAAGATTTATTGACTGAATATAAATTTTTTAATAAATCTGTATTAACCAAAAACCAGCCTAACTGATAAATTTCCTTTCTTGAACTGTAAAAAGCGGGACCTTCTTCTGCATGTAAATAAAATTGTATAAAATCACTCTTCATGTCAATATTTAATTTCGATAAAGCCTCTCTATATTCGATACTTTCATCCTCATACCAGCAGTTTCTTTCTTTTAAAAAAGTTATAATTTTATTATTTAGCATATCATCTCCTATAAAAATTTTATAATATTCTATAATTCTGAATCTGAACTTAATTCTAAAACTTCATCTAAATAGTATTTTTTACCAAATCTAGAGAATACAATACTTTATTTATAAAAAATTTTTAATCTACCACTATTCATTTATTTCCCGCAACTTTCAATAAACTTATCAAAAATCTCCTGCATTTTCTTATTCCCACGAACTGCCATCATTTCAGGATGCCATTGTACTGCATAAAAGAATTTATGATTTTTGTTTTGAAAAGCCTCTACTATTCCATCCTTTGCTTTTGCAATAGCAGTCAAGCCATTTCCCAAATCTTTTATCATTTGATGATGGAAAGAGTTTGTTCTAGTTTTTTCTCCAAAAATTTCAAATAAAATATTATCCTTTTCAATATTTATATCGTGTGTAGGCAAGTCAGGAAGCCACTTTTGCATATGATTAACTGTCGTTCCTGTATATTTTACATCTTGATACAAACTTCCGCCAAAATAGACATTTGCAATTTGCAATCCACGGCAAATCCCAAAAATAGGCTTTCCAGTTTTCATAAACTCATCTAAAATTTCAAGCTCAAATTTATCCCGCTCTGGTGTAATGCTCCCAACTTCCTGCAGACAGTCCTCTCCATATAAAATCGGATCAGGATCTCCTCCTCCAGAAAGTAAAAGCCCATCTAAATGCTGAATTTGTTCCCTTATAACTTCCATATTTTCTGTTATTGGCAAAATAAATGGTATTCCTCCAGCATTTATAACCGCCTTACTGTAATCCACAGAAACTATCGTCTTGTGATCATTTAGTCTGTTTGGGTTTAATTCCAGCGAAGTAGTAATCCCTATAATTGGTTTTCTTTTATTATTCATCTATCAAATTCCTTTCTTTTCCCCGTTTTTATTATTACTTTTTATTTAAAATTTCTCACTCTTCCAAAAAAGTCAATGAAATTTTTATAAGTTACCATATCAATTTCATTTTGAGAATATCCTCTCTTTTTCAATGCTTTTTCTATATTCCTCAATTCTGTAACGTTATTCACCCCCAAAAGTCCCTCATGTGCATCACCTTCTGCCTCATAATATTCTGAAAAATCAAGTCCAAATCCAACTTTATCCAGTCCAATTTTCTCAGCCACATATTCCAGATGATTTAAAAGCATTTCCAGATTTTTTTCATTTTCATTTCGACTGACAAAATTGTGGTAACTGTTCATTCCAACCATTCCTCCTCGTTCACCGATACATAAAATTTGATCATCAGTTAAGTTCCTCATTGACGGACAAAGGCTTCTGGCATTTGAATGTGAGGCAAAAAAAGGCTTTTTAGAATGTTTGGCAATATCCCAGAATGTTTTATCGTTGGCATGCGAAACATCAAGCAGGATTCCCAACTCATTGATTATTCTCACAGCATCAATTCCAAGTGAAGTCAATCCCCTGTTTTTATCTCCGCTCTGGCCTGTTGCAAAAGCGTTTGTTTCATTCCAAGTCATTCCAATATGTCGCACACCAAGCTGATTTAATAAATAAATATAATCAAGTTTATCTCCAATCCCTGGAAGCCCTTCTATTCCAAGCATCACTCCAAACTTTTTATCTTCTTCCTTAACATTTTCCCAATTTTCAAAAATTTTAAAATCAGATGGCTCTTTTATAACCTTTATCAAATCTCTTGCGTGATACAATTCCTCAGTCATTGCTCGCAAATCTGCAAAAAAATATTCTTCAGCATTCTCCACTTCATTCACATTCAAATATATTACAAAAATTCCTCCAGAAAGCCCTCCTTTCAAGAATTTTTCCTTATATTTATTTCTAATAATATCCTTATTTCCCTTCTGATATTCCCAGAAATTATCTGTCCACACATCTGCATGCATATCAAAAAACATTAATTTTTCCTTCTTTCTATGTAAATTTATTTTAATTATACTCAAAATCAGTTTTTATACTTTAAAATATTTTGATAAATAACTACTTTTATAGATAGATTTGTTCTAAAAATAATTATTTGAATTAAAAAAAACGAATAAATATGATTTTTTTATTTTTTAAAATAAATTTCAGGCTTATTTCCATTAATCTCCAAAGTGCATTTTGCCCCCATCGGCATTGTTACCAAATCAGGCTTTTCATGTCCACTTTCAAGTCCATAAATTACAGGCTTTTCATAATCCTTGAAAAAATCTTTTAAAAAATCCATTAACTCATAATTTTCTCCATAAGTATTTTCACAGCCCGCAAAATTGCCTAACAAAACCGCATTACAGTCTTCAAATTTTCCAGCATATTTCAAATGTGTCATCATTCTATCAATTCTGCTGATTTCCTCTTCAATTTCTTCAATAAAAAATATTTTCCCTTTCGTATCAATTTCATAATCTGTTCCTAAAGTTGTAACAATTATCGAAAGATTTCCGCCAGTCAGCTCTCCATTTATTTTTTTATTTTCAAAATCTTTTTTATACAAAAGGAGTGTTTCTTTTTCTTTTCCAGTTTTTTCATCTGTTGGATTCTCAAATTTCCACTTTTCGCCTTTTTTCTTATTCAAAGCATTCAAAAAAGACTTTTTCGTAAATTCACTAAAATCGTTAAACATATTCGATTTTACCATAGGCCCATGAAAAACTCCCAAATTACACTTCTGATTGAAAGCAATGCTTAAATTTGTAACATCGCTATAACCCACAAAAACTTTAGGATTTTTCTTTATCAATTCATAGTCCAGCTTATCCAAAAGTTGCGAAGCACTAAATCCGCCCTTCACACAAAAAATTCCTTTAACTTCATCATCAGAAAAAGCCCTATGTAAATCTTTTATCCTAATTTCAGGCGTTCCCGCCATATATCCTCCAATATTCTCAAAAAGGCTCTCCCCCAGCACAGCCTCAAAACCTAAGTTTTTCACAACTTCCTTGCATTTTTCAATATCTTCCTCAAAAATAGGAGAAGAAGTGCACACTAAAAACACTTTATCTCCTTGTTTTAATGGTTCTGGAAAATTCATTTTCAAACTCCTTTTTTATTTTTTCAAGTTTTTATCTTTATAATTGATTATATTGTTGTTTATTAATACTATTCCCAGTTTAAAAAGCAAAAATTATATTTTAATTATTTGAAAATAAATACCAGGTTTAATTCTCTACTAAAAAGATTTATAATAGATTTGTTATTTAAATGGTGTTTAGTATAAAATAGTAAAAATCAATTAAAAGTTAGTATAGCTATTATAAATTCTAATTTCTTTTTTTAAACAGGATTTAGATAAGCAATATTTTAAATATTCATTTTATCAATTTCAATTTTAAAAACAACCTTTGTAACAATTTTTCTTATATTTCCAGAATTATCATTTTCAGAAACATTAAGTTCAGGCTTATGCACATCATTTGGCAAAAATACGAGCACATCCCCAGTTTTCATAACTACATCAAATGCTTTTTCACCTTCCAGAATTACCAAATCCTTTTCAGAATCAAAGCTCTTAACTTCCATATTCCGAATATCACTAATTGCAACTTTTTCAGTTCCATTAATCATAATTTGTACATCCAAATATTTTTTATGGCTTTCCCAAAATTTCTCATTTTCACTTTTTGTAAAATATTTTCCTACATTCATTTTAATGTCATTATATCCTACATCATAACTTCCATGTACAAGCGATAAAATTTTATTCTCATTTTTTTTCGCAAATTCAATGCAAAATTGAATATCCTTTGCTAAGCTCTTGTTCTGTACTTCATCATTCATATTTGTAAAAATCATCTTTTGCACTCTCCTTCAAAAAAATCACAGCTAATTCTCAACTGTGATTATACCCTTTTTTATTAACAATTTCAATAAAAAAAACTTATTTAAAACTTTGTTTATAGCATTTCAATTATCTTTATTTTTTCTAAGATTCCTTTTTCCAAAATAATTTTATCAATCTCAGTTTTCAAATTTTCATCATAAAAATTCTCAATCACGGCAAATTCACTATTTCTATCCAAATTTTTATCCCAGAATCTTTGAAAGTATGGACGTAAAAATTTGTTTATTTCAAGCACAGCCTTATTTTCCCCCTTATTTTCCACGATATTTTGCAAATGCTCTAAAACAAGTGATTTTGTTTCATCAAAAGTTTGAATCGTGTTTATTTTACCACTCTGTAGAAATTCCCTTGTTTGTGGAATTAACCAAGGATTACCGATTATGCCACGTGAAAGTATTATGCCATCAAGATTGCAGGGGGTTATTTTTCGTTTTATTTCGGAAAGTTCAAATAAATCGCCGTTTCCAAAAAACTGTATATTTCTTGGCATTTTGCTTAGTTTTTCAACAATTTCCCAGTTGGCAGTTCCAGAATACATTTGTTCTTGAGTCCGTCCGTGAACACAGATAAAATCAAGGTTATGCT is a genomic window of Leptotrichia trevisanii DSM 22070 containing:
- the asnA gene encoding aspartate--ammonia ligase, which gives rise to MSSIIIPKNYDPKYGIMETEIAIKAAKDYFEKELAKALDLTRISAPMFVRKNAGINDNLNGVERPVAFEMKEMPDTTLEIVHSLAKWKRIALKQYGIEAGKGIYTDMNAIRRDEDLDNTHSIYVDQWDWEKVISKEDRNLDFLKETVKKIYQVFLNTEKELTDKFSKFEKFLPKEVTFITSQELENLYPELTPNEREDKFAKENGAIFIMQIGKVLNSGQRHDGRAPDYDDWELNGDLIMWNPVLDRALELSSMGIRVDKTALERQLKELNLEERKNLDFHKMLLNDELPLTIGGGIGQSRICMFLLQKAHIGEVQASVWTPEIVKECKENGINLLWY
- a CDS encoding gamma-glutamyl-gamma-aminobutyrate hydrolase family protein; translation: MNNKRKPIIGITTSLELNPNRLNDHKTIVSVDYSKAVINAGGIPFILPITENMEVIREQIQHLDGLLLSGGGDPDPILYGEDCLQEVGSITPERDKFELEILDEFMKTGKPIFGICRGLQIANVYFGGSLYQDVKYTGTTVNHMQKWLPDLPTHDINIEKDNILFEIFGEKTRTNSFHHQMIKDLGNGLTAIAKAKDGIVEAFQNKNHKFFYAVQWHPEMMAVRGNKKMQEIFDKFIESCGK
- a CDS encoding dipeptidase — protein: MFFDMHADVWTDNFWEYQKGNKDIIRNKYKEKFLKGGLSGGIFVIYLNVNEVENAEEYFFADLRAMTEELYHARDLIKVIKEPSDFKIFENWENVKEEDKKFGVMLGIEGLPGIGDKLDYIYLLNQLGVRHIGMTWNETNAFATGQSGDKNRGLTSLGIDAVRIINELGILLDVSHANDKTFWDIAKHSKKPFFASHSNARSLCPSMRNLTDDQILCIGERGGMVGMNSYHNFVSRNENEKNLEMLLNHLEYVAEKIGLDKVGFGLDFSEYYEAEGDAHEGLLGVNNVTELRNIEKALKKRGYSQNEIDMVTYKNFIDFFGRVRNFK
- a CDS encoding S66 peptidase family protein; its protein translation is MNFPEPLKQGDKVFLVCTSSPIFEEDIEKCKEVVKNLGFEAVLGESLFENIGGYMAGTPEIRIKDLHRAFSDDEVKGIFCVKGGFSASQLLDKLDYELIKKNPKVFVGYSDVTNLSIAFNQKCNLGVFHGPMVKSNMFNDFSEFTKKSFLNALNKKKGEKWKFENPTDEKTGKEKETLLLYKKDFENKKINGELTGGNLSIIVTTLGTDYEIDTKGKIFFIEEIEEEISRIDRMMTHLKYAGKFEDCNAVLLGNFAGCENTYGENYELMDFLKDFFKDYEKPVIYGLESGHEKPDLVTMPMGAKCTLEINGNKPEIYFKK
- a CDS encoding YhcH/YjgK/YiaL family protein — encoded protein: MIFTNMNDEVQNKSLAKDIQFCIEFAKKNENKILSLVHGSYDVGYNDIKMNVGKYFTKSENEKFWESHKKYLDVQIMINGTEKVAISDIRNMEVKSFDSEKDLVILEGEKAFDVVMKTGDVLVFLPNDVHKPELNVSENDNSGNIRKIVTKVVFKIEIDKMNI
- a CDS encoding tRNA dihydrouridine synthase, with translation MKIYTAPMAGTTDYSFRKILEKFEPDFLFTEMVNANLLNRENDTTINELLKCDNKEKTGTQIFGGDKNELVSGILKLKNFGFRKININMGCPQPKIVKNGAGSALLENYNLVNQVLLETQDIGAEISIKIRVGYKDFDNPEIFLNLANKHNLDFICVHGRTQEQMYSGTANWEIVEKLSKMPRNIQFFGNGDLFELSEIKRKITPCNLDGIILSRGIIGNPWLIPQTREFLQSGKINTIQTFDETKSLVLEHLQNIVENKGENKAVLEINKFLRPYFQRFWDKNLDRNSEFAVIENFYDENLKTEIDKIILEKGILEKIKIIEML